Proteins from a single region of Neomonachus schauinslandi chromosome 10, ASM220157v2, whole genome shotgun sequence:
- the ITPRIPL1 gene encoding inositol 1,4,5-trisphosphate receptor-interacting protein-like 1, whose product MAVISLVFLAVMYVVHHPLMVSDRMDLDTLARSRQLEKRMSEEMRQLEIEFEERKRAAEQKQKAENFWRGGTSSDQLVLGKKDMGWPFQAGGQEGPLSWMLGNLWNAGLFCLFLIFELLRQNMQHEPAFDSSSDEEEEEVRVVPVTSYNWLTDFPSREALESFYKHYVQNVTRDLPCTCEFVESFVDDLIEACRVLSRREAHPQLEDCLGIGAAFEKWGTLHETQKFDILVPIVPPQGTMFVLEMRDPALGRRCGCVLVESECVCKREKLLGDVLCLVHHHRDPSAVLSKCSSSIKVAVCTGSHLDVFKTVQWFRNMVGNAWALVAHKYDFQLSLPPSTTSCKLRLDYRSGRFLSIRLVLGVQREDTLVYLVSQAPDQEQLTSVDWPESFAACEHLFLKLVGRFAPENTCHLKCLQIILSLRDLQSLPQGASRPVLTSYHFKTALMHLLLRLPLTDWQHSMLSQRLQDVLWFLGRGLQQRSLHHFLIGNTFLPLTIPIPKTFRNAEPVNLFQHLVLNPTAHSQAVEEFHHLLTQVKTLPCAPLAGAH is encoded by the coding sequence ATGGCTGTGATAAGCCTTGTGTTCCTGGCAGTGATGTATGTTGTTCACCACCCCCTGATGGTCAGTGACCGCATGGACCTGGACACACTAGCCAGAAGTCGGCAGCTGGAGAAGCGGATGAGCGAGGAGATGCGCCAGTTGGAGATAGAGTTTGAAGAGAGAAAGCGAGCAGCTGAGCAGAAGCAGAAGGCAGAGAACTTCTGGAGAGGAGGCACATCCAGTGATCAGTTAGTGCTAGGGAAGAAAGACATGGGCTGGCCGTTCCAGGCTGGTGGCCAGGAGGGGCCACTGAGCTGGATGCTGGGAAACCTGTGGAATGCTGGcctcttttgcctttttctcaTCTTTGAGCTCCTGCGACAGAACATGCAGCATGAGCCGGCCTTTGATTCCAGCAgcgatgaggaggaggaggaagtccGTGTTGTGCCTGTCACCTCCTACAACTGGCTTACTGACTTCCCCTCGAGGGAGGCCCTGGAATCCTTTTACAAACACTATGTCCAGAATGTCACCCGTGATCTGCCCTGCACCTGTGAGTTCGTGGAGAGCTTCGTGGACGACCTCATTGAGGCCTGTCGGGTGCTCAGCCGCCGGGAGGCTCACCCACAGCTGGAGGACTGCCTGGGCATCGGGGCTGCCTTTGAGAAATGGGGAACCCTCCACGAGACCCAGAAATTTGATATTCTGGTGCCCATTGTTCCCCCGCAGGGCACTATGTTTGTGCTGGAGATGAGGGATCCGGCCCTAGGCCGCCGCTGCGGCTGTGTGCTGGTGGAGTCGGAATGCGTGTGCAAGCGTGAGAAGCTTCTGGGGGACGTGCTGTGCCTGGTGCACCACCACAGGGATCCCTCGGCTGTCTTGAGCAAGTGTAGCAGCTCCATCAAGGTGGCTGTCTGCACTGGCTCCCACCTGGACGTGTTCAAGACGGTACAGTGGTTTCGGAACATGGTGGGCAATGCCTGGGCCCTTGTGGCCCACAAGTATGACTTTCAGCTCAGCCTCCCACCGTCTACCACCTCCTGCAAGCTCAGGCTGGACTACCGCTCAGGCCGCTTTCTCTCGATCCGCTTGGTCCTGGGGGTGCAACGGGAAGACACCTTGGTCTATCTGGTGAGTCAGGCTCCTGACCAGGAACAGCTCACCAGCGTGGACTGGCCTGAGTCCTTTGCAGCCTGTGAACACTTGTTCCTGAAGCTGGTAGGGCGTTTTGCTCCAGAGAACACCTGTCACCTCAAGTGCCTCCAGATCATCTTAAGTCTCCGGGACCTTCAGAGCTTACCCCAGGGAGCATCCCGTCCCGTCCTCACCTCTTACCACTTCAAAACAGCCCTCATGCACCTGTTGCTGCGGCTGCCTCTAACAGACTGGCAGCACAGCATGCTCTCCCAGCGGCTCCAGGACGTCCTCTGGTTCTTGGGCCGCGGCCTCCAGCAGAGGTCCCTCCACCATTTCCTCATTGGTAACACCTTCCTGCCCCTGACCATCCCGATCCCCAAGACATTTCGGAATGCTGAGCCTGTCAATCTCTTCCAACACCTGGTGCTAAACCCCACGGCGCACTCGCAGGCAGTGGAAGAATTCCACCACCTTCTGACCCAAGTGAAAACGCTGCCCTGTGCCCCGTTGGCTGGGGCACATTAA